AAAAGAATACGTAGTAATGAAGATCCACGAATAAAAGAATTGtttgaaatattaaagaagATAAACAATAAAGAGAGAGATGAGTATGACGCATATGGTGAATTCATCGCTCGTAAGTTAAGATCATTGGATAAACGAACAGCTGTTTACGTCCAGAAAGGTTTTAATGACATCCTGTTTAAGGCAGAGTTAGGGGAATACCCTATGCAAAGACCCAATCTAGGAAATTATAGGGCCCAAACACTACAGGCGTACTGGAGTACGGCTTCCCCTTCAACCACTGAATCAGCTTCTACGGTTCAAAGTCCTTTTCCCTCGCCTCATGCAATAAACACGGAACATCAACCACTATTACAACCGTCACAACTAACACCTACACCTACAACCTCTCAGCCTGAACAAACCAATGATAACAACTATTCATTAACGCCATGGATTAACACTCTCAACactaatcaatattaaaatttgtgaattattattaataaagttttgaacGAATTATTGTTTACCTACCTTTATAAAATCTTGAAAAACTTCACATAAAGCACTGCATACCTCTGGCACAATCAGCGAAATTGACTGCTTggaaaacttaaacaaaaagcTTAAGCTAGTGTACGAATCACCCGATGCTAAATATCTTAGTGTTACAGCTAATCGTTCTTTTACAGGAATTGCTTTTCGAAATGTTGTGtttttcttcataatttttgggccgattaaaattatgatttccTCAAAATTAGTAGGCGACATTCTACAGAATGTATGAAAGTGGAGGTTTTCAATATTAAGGTCGCTAAGTAAATTGCTTCCACTGCATTTGCTTCGACTTTTAAATAACGACGTAACCCACCACCGTCTCTTCTttctcatttttgttttttgtttatttaatacacAATAAATTACACTAAAAGCCGCACTAGCCGCCACAAGCTCGTCGTCGCTCATTGGAACAGCCGGAGTACAAGCaatttagcaaataaataaGTCTATGTGGACGGTCCAAGTAAATGGTGGCACAAGTAGATCAAGTTCAAAAAGTACAAGTAAAAGCCGGAGTGCGAGCGCGAGCACGAGTAGTCTGGACCCACCTTTACGGTGGCTTCGGTCTGACCTCAGttacagccactcaagcgtgaaaagttgcacaggtccggccttaaaatgtatttgtattcAAAACATTATTATCCGGGATTTTAGGGTTTAGTTAGAAATTGAAGATAGATAGaaattaagttagaaattgaAGATaattgatagcaagataatatttaatttaactataagatttaagtacgtaaaatgagtttagccaaaaattttaatctaataagtttagtttttagcgccatcagtgagGTGTTTATAagaagtgatgagagaatattaaggtttatttttacttggtggtgattattaatggggattttggctgccatattcaatgtcctttattattgt
The genomic region above belongs to Anthonomus grandis grandis chromosome 18, icAntGran1.3, whole genome shotgun sequence and contains:
- the LOC126747070 gene encoding uncharacterized protein LOC126747070, with amino-acid sequence IACTPAVPMSDDELVAASAAFSVIYCVLNKQKTKMRKKRRWWVTSLFKSRSKCSGSNLLSDLNIENLHFHTFCRMSPTNFEEIIILIGPKIMKKNTTFRKAIPVKERLAVTLRYLASGDSYTSLSFLFKFSKQSISLIVPEVCSALCEVFQDFIKMPQTENEWLQVAAQYQRLWNFPHCMGAMDGKHVVLQCPVNTGSDYFNYKGTFSIVLFAVVNADYCFLYADVGCQGRISDGGVFRNTTFYKKLEDGSLNLPSSRKLPGREMLVPKLEK